The Rhodocytophaga rosea genome has a segment encoding these proteins:
- a CDS encoding type IV secretion system protein, producing MILLQVGNTYSDLQTLISGLYADMIPLASRLISVGQGVAGLGGVIYVFYRLWPVMAGKEPLDFYPLLRPFALFLVIIFYMGLIDVLNAVLTPVVDATNTMVNYQNQTVAANIKRKQNILRNQAKKPIYQQKEEEEGWLYDVANKVGAAEEFLSSIPEMLETSARKLLAYILEIAFYAAGLIISSIRTFYLIMLVIIGPLALGFSIFPGFEGTFNSWLSRYVQIFMWLPIANILGTIISRFQALMVEKDIERLMQNGNYDGADLGYLIFLLFGICSYMTIPSVASWIIESSGAGRALRETSHRAIGVGRAISAGTGNYGGNIVKNFKEGYAQGAVK from the coding sequence ATGATACTTCTTCAGGTAGGGAACACCTACAGCGATTTGCAAACCCTGATATCAGGCTTATATGCAGATATGATTCCATTAGCTTCCAGGTTGATTTCGGTAGGTCAGGGAGTAGCCGGGCTTGGGGGTGTAATTTATGTATTTTACCGTTTGTGGCCGGTGATGGCCGGGAAAGAACCATTGGATTTTTATCCCCTGCTCCGGCCTTTTGCCTTGTTTTTAGTAATCATTTTTTACATGGGCCTCATTGATGTGCTCAATGCTGTACTAACACCGGTTGTGGATGCTACTAATACGATGGTAAATTACCAGAACCAGACAGTAGCCGCCAATATTAAACGTAAACAGAATATACTCAGGAACCAGGCAAAAAAACCTATCTATCAGCAAAAGGAAGAGGAAGAAGGCTGGCTATATGATGTAGCCAATAAAGTAGGTGCCGCAGAGGAATTCCTCTCTTCTATCCCGGAAATGCTGGAAACTTCTGCCAGAAAACTCCTTGCCTATATTCTTGAGATTGCTTTTTATGCAGCCGGGCTCATCATCAGTTCCATTCGTACATTTTATCTGATCATGCTCGTAATTATTGGCCCCCTGGCTTTGGGTTTTTCTATATTTCCGGGATTTGAAGGGACTTTCAACAGCTGGCTTTCAAGGTATGTACAAATTTTTATGTGGCTTCCGATTGCCAATATTCTGGGAACTATTATCTCCAGATTTCAGGCGCTAATGGTAGAAAAGGATATCGAAAGACTCATGCAAAATGGGAATTATGATGGAGCTGACTTAGGCTATCTGATCTTCTTGCTTTTTGGTATTTGCAGCTACATGACCATTCCCTCTGTTGCCAGCTGGATCATTGAATCTTCTGGTGCAGGAAGAGCTTTGCGGGAAACTTCTCACCGGGCTATCGGGGTAGGACGGGCCATTTCAGCAGGAACCGGAAACTATGGGGGAAACATTGTGAAAAACTTTAAAGAAGGCTATGCACAAGGGGCTGTAAAATAA
- a CDS encoding TraG family conjugative transposon ATPase: protein MHKQDWFLDDRYTPSFANEMTMLTRAFERNFNERPFLHHTCYLYLTKTSEDRTRHTGMFSSLTRKHIVPKDMLDEKVIADFFDKSGQFIKILTDSGFFTFKPVHIDQIAGTEEKPGLIEKYLTLSLDGLALQDIDFTDGLKIGNKNCSLFTIAQVDDLPTKVETEIKYEKLSTDRSRFSLGFASHVGLNLPCSHLYNQYIFVDDHNKRMKMLEGKKANLRSLSRYSRENETNMVRTEQFLHDAISGQHLSVRAHFNILVWSEDKEELKKLRNLTGSAVVQMDCRPREATIDIGTLFWSGIPGNAGDFPCEETFTTFSEQASCFLNLETNYRDSPSPFGIKLIDRIAGRPVHVDISDEPMKLGVITNRNKFILGPSGSGKSFFTNHMVRQYHDQGTHILLVDVGHSYKGLCDLVKGVYFTYDEKQPISFNPFFVESREIDVEKKESVKTLLMALWKREGEKVSQAEYSTVSDAVSLYYNMLRENAAVFPCFDTFYDFFDGPFRQLLEQNEHFKERHFDVHNFLYILKRYYKGGEFDFLLNSNKNLDLLHETFIVFELDNIKDHPILFPVVTLIIMETFISKMRKLNGIRKMILIEEAWKAIAKEGTAEFIKYLFKTVRKFFGEAIVVTQEIDDIIGNQVVKDAIINNSDCKILLDQRKFMNRFDQIQTLLGLTEKEKSQVLSINKDLKKDRRYKEVFISLGGQLSKVYAVEVSAEEYITYSTEQKEKIKLFGKKEKYGSIEVAIKESGQEIREGIF, encoded by the coding sequence ATCCACAAGCAAGACTGGTTTTTAGATGACCGGTATACGCCTTCTTTTGCTAATGAAATGACTATGTTAACAAGGGCGTTTGAACGGAATTTCAACGAACGTCCTTTCCTGCACCATACCTGTTACCTATATTTGACCAAGACCTCTGAAGACCGCACCAGGCACACTGGCATGTTTTCTTCACTTACCAGAAAACATATAGTTCCCAAAGATATGCTGGACGAAAAGGTAATAGCTGACTTTTTTGATAAATCTGGCCAATTCATCAAGATTCTCACTGATTCAGGCTTTTTTACTTTTAAGCCTGTTCATATTGATCAAATAGCCGGCACGGAAGAAAAGCCAGGGCTAATTGAAAAATACCTAACCTTATCACTAGACGGCCTGGCCTTGCAGGACATAGATTTTACAGATGGTCTCAAGATCGGCAATAAGAATTGTAGCCTGTTTACAATTGCACAGGTAGATGATCTGCCTACAAAGGTGGAGACTGAGATAAAATATGAAAAATTATCCACCGACCGATCGCGGTTTTCTTTAGGGTTTGCCTCCCATGTTGGGCTCAACCTACCCTGCAGTCATTTGTATAACCAGTACATTTTTGTTGACGACCATAACAAACGAATGAAAATGCTGGAAGGCAAAAAAGCCAATCTACGCTCTCTTTCCAGATATTCCCGTGAAAACGAAACAAACATGGTCCGCACTGAGCAATTTCTCCATGATGCCATCAGCGGCCAACACCTTTCTGTACGGGCACATTTTAATATTTTGGTCTGGAGTGAAGATAAGGAAGAGCTGAAGAAGCTCAGAAATCTGACTGGTTCAGCAGTGGTGCAAATGGATTGCCGTCCCAGGGAAGCCACCATTGATATTGGAACTTTATTCTGGAGTGGTATTCCGGGAAATGCTGGTGATTTCCCCTGTGAGGAGACTTTTACTACTTTTTCCGAGCAAGCCAGTTGCTTTTTGAATCTTGAGACAAATTACCGGGATTCTCCCTCACCTTTCGGTATCAAACTCATTGACCGTATTGCAGGAAGGCCTGTTCATGTGGATATTTCAGACGAACCAATGAAACTTGGCGTAATCACTAACCGCAATAAATTCATTCTTGGTCCATCTGGAAGCGGTAAATCTTTCTTCACCAATCATATGGTCCGCCAGTATCATGACCAGGGCACCCACATTCTTCTCGTAGATGTAGGCCATAGCTACAAAGGCCTATGCGATTTGGTAAAGGGTGTGTATTTTACCTATGATGAAAAGCAGCCGATCAGCTTTAATCCTTTCTTTGTAGAAAGCCGTGAGATAGATGTAGAGAAAAAAGAAAGCGTAAAAACGTTGCTGATGGCATTATGGAAACGGGAAGGTGAGAAGGTAAGTCAGGCTGAATATTCTACAGTTTCCGATGCGGTTAGTCTGTATTATAACATGCTCCGGGAGAATGCGGCTGTGTTTCCCTGCTTTGATACCTTCTATGATTTTTTTGACGGGCCATTCCGCCAATTGCTTGAGCAAAATGAGCATTTTAAAGAGCGGCATTTTGACGTTCATAATTTCCTATACATACTCAAAAGGTACTACAAAGGAGGTGAATTCGACTTTCTGCTCAACTCCAATAAAAATCTGGACCTTCTGCATGAAACTTTTATTGTATTTGAATTAGACAACATTAAAGATCACCCGATTCTTTTTCCGGTGGTAACACTCATTATTATGGAAACCTTTATCTCCAAGATGCGGAAGCTTAATGGTATTCGGAAAATGATTTTGATTGAAGAGGCCTGGAAGGCCATAGCCAAAGAAGGCACTGCTGAATTTATAAAATACCTCTTTAAAACGGTTAGGAAATTTTTCGGGGAGGCTATTGTAGTTACACAGGAAATAGATGACATCATTGGCAACCAGGTTGTAAAAGATGCCATTATCAACAACTCTGACTGCAAAATTCTGCTTGACCAGCGCAAGTTCATGAACCGGTTCGATCAGATCCAGACCTTGCTTGGGCTTACTGAAAAGGAAAAATCACAAGTGCTATCCATTAACAAGGATTTAAAAAAAGATCGCAGATACAAAGAAGTTTTCATCAGCCTGGGTGGCCAGCTTTCAAAAGTCTATGCAGTAGAGGTATCAGCAGAAGAGTACATCACATATTCAACGGAGCAGAAGGAAAAAATCAAATTGTTTGGGAAAAAAGAAAAATATGGCTCTATAGAGGTAGCCATTAAAGAATCCGGCCAGGAAATCAGGGAAGGCATATTTTAA
- a CDS encoding DUF4099 domain-containing protein, translating into MENSNQRMEPNKKPALAKKNTLSEYIDLIPEKRPEEAVTPQGHLDHPGSTTPEKGKKKKEDQPVEVLPNRSWVTNFYHNYIKAIERADLDPRQLQKQMNKDSAESSIKIRPKEVVSPFKSILLVPPVKHEREKLLTAVADFPVIRAFKEILEEKKFTTSITQQQGIQPSAHRLYTNLSEPISNRGKFAFTLQDVPVKEFEKLGISQEYLLKDGMLDKLLKGEKTKPVENLSITSNDGKIKYYAASFHLDKNPDGSVGLKLHYLPAQLKNEISPGINFKIPQTVKGVNLSMQEQKDLKEGKEIRLLGLKSISGTYYDATLRVDLIENKLKFSNPTPSHVKTNKQVENNVANEKDVVAKRQGNYVDLPSRQTGESKEKQAQKSKGMRL; encoded by the coding sequence ATGGAGAACTCAAATCAAAGAATGGAGCCAAATAAAAAGCCTGCCCTAGCAAAGAAAAACACCTTAAGTGAATATATAGATTTGATCCCTGAAAAACGGCCGGAAGAAGCTGTAACTCCACAAGGTCATTTAGATCATCCAGGGTCAACAACGCCAGAGAAAGGAAAGAAAAAAAAGGAAGATCAACCCGTTGAAGTGCTGCCAAACCGCAGTTGGGTGACTAATTTTTACCATAATTATATAAAAGCCATTGAGAGGGCTGATTTAGATCCCCGGCAGCTACAAAAGCAAATGAATAAAGATAGTGCTGAGAGTAGTATAAAGATCCGACCTAAAGAGGTAGTATCCCCCTTTAAAAGCATATTACTTGTGCCCCCTGTCAAACATGAGCGGGAAAAGTTGCTAACGGCTGTAGCAGATTTTCCGGTAATAAGGGCTTTTAAGGAAATCCTGGAAGAAAAAAAGTTTACAACTTCCATAACACAACAACAAGGTATCCAACCAAGCGCACATCGCCTATACACAAACCTATCAGAGCCAATATCTAACCGAGGTAAATTTGCTTTTACTTTGCAGGATGTACCTGTAAAGGAATTTGAAAAATTAGGTATCAGTCAGGAGTATCTGCTAAAAGATGGTATGTTGGATAAATTATTAAAAGGAGAGAAAACTAAGCCGGTCGAAAACCTGAGCATCACAAGTAATGATGGTAAAATAAAATACTATGCAGCATCTTTTCATTTGGATAAAAATCCTGATGGCTCTGTTGGGTTAAAACTTCATTACCTTCCCGCACAATTGAAAAATGAAATTAGCCCTGGTATAAACTTCAAAATACCTCAAACTGTAAAAGGAGTGAATCTCTCCATGCAGGAGCAGAAAGACTTAAAAGAAGGAAAAGAAATCAGGCTTTTGGGACTAAAATCAATAAGCGGAACTTACTATGATGCAACTCTGAGGGTAGACTTAATAGAAAATAAGCTGAAATTTTCAAATCCTACCCCTTCCCATGTAAAAACAAATAAGCAGGTAGAAAATAATGTAGCAAATGAAAAAGATGTTGTTGCAAAGAGGCAGGGAAATTATGTAGATTTACCAAGCAGGCAAACGGGGGAAAGTAAGGAAAAACAGGCCCAAAAATCAAAAGGGATGCGGTTATAA
- the mobC gene encoding conjugal transfer protein MobC: protein MHFTRAISLVILFIHFYVACYLFFEQAGLVHPIIWELLLRFQKSGLLDNGYITKILSFAFLAVSCLGTTGSQSEDITWRKTFPCLLLGPFIFFGSGILFLLPISILLKVVLYIVFTTLGYLLLLKGGSYISRILKDNLLQDIFNEKNQSFPQEERYLENKYSVNIPTLYSIRGRKRKGWINIVNPFRGGMVLGTPGSGKSFVFVNAYIRQLISKGFSMYIYDYKFDDLSLIAYNTLLLNQHKYIVRPEFYVINFDNPKKSHRCNPLLPSMMSDISDAYESASTIMLNLNRSWIAKQGDFFVESPINFVTSVIWFLKLYQDGKYCTFPHVIEFLSAKYEEIFPILGAYKEIEVYVKPFIAAYEAGASEQLEGQIASARIGLARLASPQLYWVMSGNDFTLDINNPQKPKILCVGNNPERQSIYGAALGLYNARLVKLINRKGKIPSAIVIDELSTIFFKGLDNLIATARSNKVATLLGFQDFSQLERDYGKSEATVIENVIGNIFIGQVVGDTGRKLSERFGKINQKKQSLTTSYNGTSVSLSTSLNYRIPPSVMAELSQGTFVGAVADEREQEIKLKVFHAQMVVAEKEIREEMANYVSIPEFRKDFFTHPDSGADISNDIIHDNYLNIKKDIKNIIKEELERISQDPDLKRLIREKTQNQNI from the coding sequence ATGCATTTTACCAGAGCAATCAGCCTTGTAATCCTTTTTATTCATTTTTATGTGGCTTGCTACCTTTTTTTTGAGCAAGCAGGATTAGTGCATCCAATAATTTGGGAATTGCTTCTGCGGTTTCAAAAGAGTGGGCTGCTCGACAATGGTTACATTACCAAAATACTTTCCTTTGCTTTCCTTGCTGTTTCCTGTTTAGGAACCACTGGCAGCCAATCTGAAGACATTACCTGGAGAAAAACTTTCCCTTGTCTTCTTTTGGGCCCATTTATTTTTTTCGGCTCAGGCATTCTCTTCTTGCTACCAATATCAATACTGTTAAAAGTTGTTTTATACATTGTATTTACCACACTTGGGTACTTACTACTTTTAAAAGGAGGGAGTTATATCAGCCGTATTTTGAAAGATAATTTGCTGCAGGATATATTTAACGAGAAAAATCAGTCTTTCCCCCAGGAGGAGCGTTACCTGGAAAATAAGTACTCAGTAAATATTCCTACCCTGTACTCAATACGGGGCCGAAAGCGAAAAGGCTGGATAAATATAGTAAACCCTTTCAGAGGTGGGATGGTACTGGGTACACCAGGGTCTGGTAAATCATTTGTCTTTGTAAATGCTTATATCAGGCAACTGATCAGCAAAGGCTTTTCCATGTATATTTATGATTACAAATTTGATGACCTCTCTCTGATAGCCTATAATACATTGCTATTAAACCAGCATAAATATATAGTCAGGCCTGAGTTCTATGTGATCAATTTTGATAATCCCAAAAAAAGCCATCGGTGTAATCCACTTTTACCCTCAATGATGAGCGATATTTCAGATGCCTATGAGAGTGCTTCCACCATTATGTTGAATCTGAACCGGAGCTGGATCGCAAAACAAGGTGACTTTTTTGTCGAATCGCCTATCAACTTCGTAACCTCTGTCATCTGGTTTTTGAAATTATACCAGGATGGAAAATATTGCACCTTCCCGCATGTAATTGAATTCTTAAGTGCCAAATACGAGGAAATCTTCCCAATTTTAGGTGCTTATAAGGAAATTGAGGTTTATGTAAAGCCTTTCATTGCAGCTTACGAAGCAGGAGCTTCTGAGCAACTGGAGGGGCAAATTGCTTCTGCCAGGATCGGGCTGGCTCGCTTGGCTTCCCCACAACTCTACTGGGTAATGTCAGGCAATGACTTTACCCTTGATATAAACAATCCCCAAAAACCTAAGATTCTCTGCGTAGGTAATAATCCTGAAAGGCAAAGTATTTATGGGGCAGCTTTAGGGCTTTATAATGCGCGATTAGTAAAACTGATCAATAGAAAAGGAAAAATCCCGTCTGCCATTGTGATTGATGAATTATCCACTATCTTTTTTAAGGGCTTAGATAATTTGATAGCAACCGCCAGAAGCAATAAAGTGGCCACCTTGCTTGGGTTCCAGGATTTTAGCCAACTGGAAAGGGATTATGGCAAAAGCGAAGCCACGGTGATTGAAAACGTGATCGGCAATATATTTATTGGGCAAGTAGTAGGCGATACTGGCCGAAAACTATCAGAGCGTTTTGGAAAGATCAACCAAAAGAAACAATCCCTCACTACTTCTTACAACGGGACTTCAGTAAGCCTTTCAACTTCGCTGAATTACCGTATACCCCCTTCTGTAATGGCAGAACTGAGCCAGGGTACATTCGTAGGGGCCGTAGCTGATGAGCGGGAGCAGGAAATAAAATTAAAAGTGTTTCATGCCCAGATGGTGGTTGCTGAAAAAGAGATCAGGGAAGAAATGGCAAATTATGTATCTATTCCTGAGTTCAGGAAGGATTTCTTTACCCATCCTGATAGCGGCGCAGATATAAGTAATGATATCATTCATGATAATTATTTGAATATCAAAAAAGATATAAAAAATATCATTAAAGAGGAACTTGAGCGCATCTCTCAAGACCCGGATTTAAAGCGCTTGATAAGGGAAAAAACACAAAATCAAAATATATAA
- the traM gene encoding conjugative transposon protein TraM, translating into METQHSQAFLQQRKLLVFLPIAGVPFLAIFFYLLGGGNNHASDTAASSALFGLNATVPTVSEENKIYSSKLKAYQQISSDSVRRKERNRFSFLDGGLEAFLKTDNTEMSLPLTKSAGSKSAFNYDANLSLGEQQQTPEQTTIQDARQKIEQADKVASGKIYHHRTSVTFRSSEEELNRIMLDDYEHKRKQQEEIMGLLKKKLEETDLNGQTTHPISAFTTSETEAQVAKTKNSSTSNKLTIMLEKKQKPLVTQLVQNGNTYSRASYQAETSHHPTENAPLVPRANNGFYSPDKQKGLKEEVNVIMAAIHNEQTLVAGSTVKMRLQDPIQIENTIIPKGSFIFGLCSISEERLKITINSIRYREMLFPIALSVYDLDGLEGLFIPGSISRTTAKQGASQGLSGANFIGTSPSVSSQLTQTAIEAGKNIISKKASIIRVKLKSNYQILLKPSQIE; encoded by the coding sequence ATGGAAACACAACACTCCCAGGCATTTTTGCAACAGCGCAAACTACTGGTTTTTCTGCCTATTGCCGGCGTGCCCTTTCTGGCTATTTTCTTTTATTTACTAGGTGGTGGAAATAATCACGCCTCGGATACAGCGGCTTCTTCTGCTTTATTTGGGCTCAATGCCACCGTGCCTACGGTTTCAGAAGAAAACAAAATTTATTCATCCAAACTCAAAGCCTACCAGCAAATCAGTTCTGATAGTGTGAGGAGGAAAGAGCGAAACCGCTTTTCCTTTCTGGATGGAGGCCTGGAGGCTTTTTTGAAAACAGACAATACAGAAATGTCCTTGCCACTTACCAAATCTGCAGGTTCTAAAAGTGCCTTTAACTATGATGCAAACCTTAGCCTTGGTGAACAGCAACAAACACCCGAACAAACGACTATACAAGACGCCAGGCAAAAAATCGAGCAGGCAGATAAAGTAGCTTCCGGAAAAATATACCATCACCGGACAAGTGTGACATTTCGCAGTAGTGAAGAAGAGTTAAACCGGATAATGCTCGATGATTATGAGCACAAACGCAAACAGCAGGAAGAAATCATGGGCCTGCTCAAAAAAAAGCTGGAAGAAACGGATTTGAATGGACAAACTACACATCCCATAAGTGCATTCACTACTTCGGAAACTGAAGCTCAGGTAGCAAAGACTAAAAATTCTTCAACAAGCAATAAGCTTACTATTATGCTGGAAAAGAAACAAAAGCCTCTGGTTACCCAATTAGTACAAAATGGAAATACATATTCCAGGGCAAGTTACCAGGCAGAAACAAGCCACCATCCAACTGAAAATGCTCCTTTAGTACCACGAGCCAATAATGGTTTTTATTCCCCTGACAAGCAAAAAGGATTAAAAGAAGAAGTAAATGTAATTATGGCTGCCATCCATAATGAACAAACCCTTGTTGCCGGATCAACTGTAAAAATGCGCTTACAGGACCCTATACAAATTGAAAATACAATCATTCCGAAAGGAAGCTTCATTTTTGGCCTGTGCTCTATATCAGAGGAACGGTTAAAAATTACAATTAACTCGATCCGTTACCGTGAAATGCTGTTTCCTATTGCGCTTTCCGTCTATGACCTGGATGGACTGGAAGGATTATTCATTCCTGGCTCCATCTCCAGAACGACAGCCAAGCAGGGTGCCAGCCAGGGATTAAGTGGGGCAAACTTTATTGGCACCTCTCCTTCCGTTAGCTCTCAGCTTACCCAAACTGCCATTGAAGCAGGGAAAAACATCATTTCAAAAAAAGCCTCCATCATCCGGGTTAAACTTAAATCTAATTACCAGATTCTTCTCAAACCTTCACAAATAGAATAA
- the traK gene encoding conjugative transposon protein TraK, whose protein sequence is MIRSLKNIDSSFQQIKFIVIAFLLFISCVTLYIVYASYQSMIAARDTIFILDNGSILAAKAQNIQENRPVEAREHVKRFHEYFFTLSPDERAINHTVEKALFLADESVKREYDNLKEKGFYNGVIAGNISQNVRIDSVLLDVSVYPYYVKCIGKLEIIRTSSVTLRNLVSECYLRDVVRSDNNPHGFLLENWRVIDNADIKTISR, encoded by the coding sequence ATGATCAGGTCTTTAAAAAATATCGATTCTTCATTCCAGCAGATCAAATTTATCGTGATTGCTTTCCTTCTTTTTATTTCCTGTGTAACCCTATATATCGTGTATGCTTCTTACCAGTCCATGATTGCTGCACGGGATACCATTTTTATACTGGATAATGGAAGTATTCTGGCCGCTAAAGCACAAAATATACAGGAAAACCGGCCGGTAGAAGCACGGGAACATGTAAAACGGTTTCATGAATATTTTTTTACCCTTTCCCCCGATGAAAGAGCCATTAACCACACGGTTGAAAAAGCTTTATTTCTAGCTGATGAAAGTGTAAAAAGGGAATATGATAACCTGAAAGAAAAAGGGTTTTACAATGGAGTGATTGCCGGCAATATTTCCCAGAATGTGCGTATTGACAGTGTTCTACTGGATGTATCGGTATATCCATATTATGTAAAATGCATTGGCAAGCTGGAGATCATACGTACCTCTTCCGTTACCTTACGCAACCTGGTCTCAGAATGCTATTTACGGGATGTAGTACGGTCTGATAATAATCCTCATGGGTTTCTTTTAGAAAACTGGCGGGTAATTGATAATGCAGACATAAAAACAATTAGCCGTTAA
- a CDS encoding DUF4099 domain-containing protein → MKINLEEIPFKQIEKLGINRQILEQTGNLDKLLNGERTGVIPDLKTTLDGVEKTFAAHLKLERNKEGKLQFKIEAPRIEDAIKIARQADITREKIPFSQIEKFGISKESLQQSGDLEKLLKGEKTGIIHNITFIISGQEKKASARLYLIVAPDHSLKFQMDFIKPGK, encoded by the coding sequence ATGAAAATAAACCTTGAAGAAATTCCTTTCAAACAGATAGAAAAGTTAGGCATTAATCGTCAGATTTTAGAACAAACTGGTAACCTTGATAAGCTGTTAAACGGAGAAAGAACAGGGGTGATTCCTGATTTAAAAACCACCCTGGATGGTGTGGAAAAGACCTTTGCTGCCCACCTGAAACTGGAAAGAAACAAGGAAGGGAAATTGCAGTTTAAAATAGAAGCACCCCGGATTGAAGATGCTATTAAAATAGCCCGGCAAGCGGATATAACCCGTGAGAAAATACCATTTTCTCAGATAGAAAAATTTGGCATCAGTAAAGAAAGCCTACAACAAAGCGGTGACCTGGAAAAACTTTTGAAAGGGGAGAAAACCGGTATCATCCATAATATAACATTTATAATTAGCGGACAGGAAAAAAAGGCTTCTGCCAGATTGTACCTCATTGTTGCCCCTGACCACTCACTTAAGTTCCAAATGGATTTTATCAAACCTGGAAAGTAA
- a CDS encoding helix-turn-helix domain-containing protein: MKEQLGERLTELREDLSKRTGEKWPMGKVAQATGITQNMIERIEGARVVRWKLTWLCLIFITVKAIT; the protein is encoded by the coding sequence ATGAAAGAACAATTAGGCGAAAGGCTGACAGAGCTCAGGGAAGATCTCTCCAAAAGAACAGGCGAAAAATGGCCTATGGGTAAGGTGGCGCAGGCGACAGGTATCACACAAAATATGATTGAACGCATTGAAGGGGCAAGGGTGGTACGATGGAAACTTACCTGGCTTTGTTTAATTTTTATTACAGTAAAGGCTATAACCTAA
- a CDS encoding DUF4134 family protein, whose protein sequence is MNTLRKPIFARVLLLYVFFSLALSTRKAYSQFVVADLIQDINTVIQTASQAMTEFTTIKDAIEHSDFYKYLKAVSSGVQTYNKVKAIIESEKIIINSAITNLNSLKTNRSLTVTQISGMIKMYKYFIDQSAENASQLTKILSPKFFQMSDAERLDFIDRINLSTHELEHHLNYYNTMNFTLVSQQQQQLADLEQMTAFYATQEAATETSEGAYEKIGGFYGSVVEVLYAISALVALVGAVKVYAQFTRGDASVYQTATGWFGSVLLAVIITTFIKLIFY, encoded by the coding sequence ATGAATACTTTACGCAAACCCATTTTTGCGCGTGTGCTGCTATTGTATGTATTTTTCTCATTAGCACTAAGCACCCGGAAAGCCTACTCACAATTTGTCGTTGCAGACCTGATCCAGGACATTAACACGGTTATTCAGACGGCTTCGCAGGCCATGACTGAATTTACTACCATAAAAGATGCCATTGAACACAGTGACTTTTATAAATATCTCAAAGCGGTTTCTAGTGGTGTCCAGACCTATAACAAGGTGAAAGCCATTATTGAGAGTGAGAAAATCATTATCAATTCTGCCATCACTAATTTAAACAGCCTGAAAACGAACCGGTCTTTAACAGTTACCCAAATTTCGGGCATGATTAAGATGTATAAGTATTTTATTGACCAGTCTGCTGAGAATGCCAGTCAGCTTACTAAAATCCTCAGCCCTAAATTCTTTCAGATGTCAGATGCAGAAAGGCTTGATTTTATTGACAGGATAAATCTGAGCACCCATGAACTAGAGCATCATCTCAATTACTACAATACCATGAATTTCACCCTGGTTAGCCAGCAGCAGCAACAACTTGCCGACCTTGAACAAATGACCGCCTTTTATGCGACCCAGGAAGCGGCAACAGAAACATCTGAGGGAGCTTATGAGAAAATCGGAGGCTTTTATGGGTCAGTGGTAGAAGTTTTATATGCAATTTCTGCTCTGGTTGCCCTGGTTGGTGCCGTAAAGGTTTATGCCCAGTTTACCAGAGGTGATGCATCCGTTTATCAAACGGCTACCGGCTGGTTTGGAAGCGTACTGCTGGCAGTAATCATCACCACCTTTATCAAACTCATTTTCTATTAA